A single genomic interval of Halorubrum aethiopicum harbors:
- a CDS encoding PstS family phosphate ABC transporter substrate-binding protein produces MSDRNWVDGRVSRRKVLISSGALGTAGLAGCSGQSGGGDGGSGGGSGGNGGDGGDGGSGGDGGSGGDGGDGDGGDGDSGPNTALLNAEGSSTVYPISNTGSSYWNSNAPPSDGEYWGANDEGSVPGWDQLASDGAEDMLIADYFASKFGFEPTDQRSSPPFPTTVGLSHSGTGCEAVTEGLVDIGNSSGPITAELDWSEEEAQNTVVDNVVGRDGQPVVVSSDVADAGVSELTGEDIRGIYQDEITNWNQIDGIDYDQEIYAIGRAEGSGTDTSFRLNMLGGADAAMPGVDTRFGQNQQVAQAVAQNEGSIAYMALAFTGPEVTPVAINFEGTVYETSRDAENTIFDSEYPLNRDLHMYTLIEESNPDGGGYDRREAAFVNMFLNEFGQTVFVEGNNYIPLPTSDLESMKEQVSSVATEDLIMP; encoded by the coding sequence ATGTCCGACCGCAACTGGGTCGACGGCAGGGTATCACGGCGGAAAGTCCTCATCAGCTCCGGCGCGCTCGGAACCGCCGGTCTGGCGGGCTGTAGCGGCCAGAGCGGTGGCGGCGACGGTGGCTCCGGAGGCGGGTCCGGCGGGAACGGCGGAGACGGCGGGGATGGTGGCTCAGGCGGGGACGGTGGCTCGGGGGGAGACGGTGGGGACGGCGACGGCGGTGACGGCGATTCCGGTCCGAACACGGCGCTGCTCAACGCCGAGGGCTCCTCGACGGTGTACCCGATCTCGAACACGGGGAGCTCGTACTGGAACTCCAACGCCCCGCCGAGCGACGGCGAGTACTGGGGCGCGAACGACGAGGGCTCGGTCCCGGGCTGGGACCAGCTCGCGTCCGACGGCGCGGAGGACATGCTCATCGCCGACTACTTCGCCTCGAAGTTCGGCTTCGAACCGACCGACCAGCGCTCCTCGCCGCCGTTCCCGACGACGGTGGGTCTGAGCCACTCGGGCACCGGCTGTGAGGCCGTCACCGAGGGGCTCGTCGACATCGGCAACTCCTCCGGCCCGATCACGGCCGAGCTCGACTGGAGCGAGGAGGAGGCTCAGAACACGGTCGTCGACAACGTCGTCGGTCGCGACGGGCAGCCGGTCGTCGTCAGCTCCGACGTCGCTGACGCCGGCGTCAGCGAGCTGACCGGCGAGGACATCCGCGGGATCTACCAGGACGAGATCACGAACTGGAACCAGATCGACGGGATCGACTACGACCAGGAGATCTACGCCATCGGCCGCGCCGAGGGGTCGGGCACCGACACCTCGTTCCGGCTGAACATGCTCGGCGGGGCCGACGCCGCGATGCCCGGCGTCGACACCCGCTTCGGGCAGAACCAGCAGGTCGCACAGGCGGTCGCCCAGAACGAGGGCTCGATCGCGTACATGGCGCTGGCGTTCACGGGTCCGGAGGTCACGCCCGTCGCCATCAACTTCGAGGGCACGGTGTACGAAACCAGCCGGGACGCGGAGAACACCATCTTCGACAGCGAGTACCCGCTCAACCGCGACCTCCACATGTACACCCTCATCGAGGAGAGCAACCCCGACGGCGGCGGGTACGACCGGCGCGAGGCGGCGTTCGTCAACATGTTCCTCAACGAGTTCGGCCAGACCGTCTTCGTCGAGGGCAACAACTACATCCCGCTTCCGACGAGCGACCTCGAATCCATGAAAGAGCAGGTCTCGTCCGTCGCCACGGAAGACCTCATCATGCCGTAG
- a CDS encoding DNA-directed RNA polymerase subunit K — protein sequence MSTQRYNRYEKARILGARALQVSYGAPVLIETDQTEPILVAAEEYDAGALPFTVRREADA from the coding sequence ATGTCAACACAGAGATACAATCGGTACGAGAAGGCGCGGATCCTCGGGGCGCGAGCCCTACAGGTGTCCTACGGGGCCCCCGTGCTGATCGAGACGGACCAGACGGAGCCGATCCTCGTCGCCGCGGAGGAGTACGACGCGGGCGCGCTCCCGTTCACGGTCCGGCGGGAGGCCGACGCGTGA
- a CDS encoding 50S ribosomal protein L18e — translation MSSKTNPNLQNLIADLKSVSRDSGANVWQDVADRLEKPRRTHAEVNLGRIERYANEDETVVVPGKVLGSGVLEKNVTVAAVDFSGTARAKIDQAGEAVSLDRFVEDNPEGGNVRVIR, via the coding sequence ATGAGTAGCAAGACGAATCCGAACTTACAGAACCTCATCGCCGATCTGAAGTCGGTCTCGCGTGACTCCGGTGCCAACGTGTGGCAGGACGTCGCCGACCGACTGGAGAAACCCCGGCGTACCCACGCCGAGGTCAATCTGGGTCGCATCGAACGGTACGCAAACGAAGACGAGACGGTCGTCGTTCCCGGCAAGGTGCTGGGCAGCGGCGTACTCGAAAAGAACGTCACCGTCGCCGCCGTCGACTTCTCGGGCACCGCCCGCGCGAAGATCGACCAGGCCGGCGAGGCGGTGTCGCTCGACCGGTTCGTCGAGGACAACCCCGAGGGCGGCAACGTCCGGGTGATCCGATGA
- a CDS encoding mechanosensitive ion channel domain-containing protein: MTQASSLVARSLSEFLDAAAVAVPRVLSGIVFLALAYVTVSVVLAVVRRSIDRLYVDDRELIGDLLVTVVAVFLWFGVALTFLKVVGMGEIAASLGTAVGFIALGVSYALSEMIEDTVAGIYLLKDPDFNVGYRVEAKGVTGTVAAIELRKTRIDTDGGDRIVMANREIEPRWTHDVPEVETGSGND; this comes from the coding sequence ATGACACAGGCCTCGTCGCTCGTCGCCCGATCGCTCTCGGAGTTCCTCGACGCCGCCGCCGTCGCGGTGCCGCGCGTGCTCTCGGGGATCGTCTTCCTCGCGCTGGCGTACGTGACGGTCAGCGTCGTCCTCGCGGTCGTCCGACGGTCGATCGACCGGCTCTACGTCGACGACCGCGAACTGATAGGCGACCTCCTCGTGACCGTGGTGGCCGTCTTCCTCTGGTTCGGCGTCGCGCTCACCTTCCTGAAGGTCGTCGGAATGGGGGAGATCGCCGCCAGCCTCGGCACCGCCGTCGGCTTCATCGCGCTCGGCGTCTCCTACGCGCTCTCGGAGATGATCGAGGACACCGTGGCCGGGATCTACCTGCTGAAGGACCCCGACTTCAACGTCGGCTACCGCGTGGAGGCGAAGGGCGTGACCGGCACCGTCGCCGCCATCGAACTCCGCAAGACCCGGATCGACACGGACGGCGGCGACCGGATCGTGATGGCCAACCGGGAGATCGAACCCCGATGGACCCACGACGTGCCGGAGGTCGAGACCGGGTCCGGGAACGACTGA
- a CDS encoding 30S ribosomal protein S9 yields MVTNTSGKKKTAVARATVRDGEGRVRINSQPVELVEPEQARLKMLEPFRIAGDDIRDGVDIDIDVAGGGFSGQADATRTAIARGLVQHLGDAELRDAYMSFDRTLLVNDVRQSEPKKWGGPGARARYQKSYR; encoded by the coding sequence ATGGTAACGAACACCTCCGGTAAGAAGAAGACGGCCGTCGCCCGCGCCACGGTGCGCGACGGCGAGGGCCGCGTTCGAATCAACTCCCAGCCGGTCGAGCTGGTCGAACCAGAGCAGGCGCGCCTCAAGATGCTGGAGCCGTTCCGCATCGCCGGCGACGACATCCGCGACGGCGTCGACATCGACATCGACGTGGCCGGCGGCGGGTTCAGCGGGCAGGCGGACGCAACGCGGACCGCCATCGCTCGCGGGCTCGTCCAGCACCTCGGCGACGCCGAGCTGCGCGACGCGTACATGAGCTTCGACCGCACGCTGCTGGTCAACGACGTGCGCCAGTCCGAACCCAAGAAGTGGGGCGGACCCGGGGCGCGTGCCCGCTACCAGAAGTCCTACCGCTGA
- a CDS encoding 30S ribosomal protein S4 has translation MSTGKNTKGYETPNHPYQGERIAEESDLLSRYGLKNKEELWRAQSELRRMRREARRLLGEAQGDVEAAQDAGAEFVARLRRIGVLGDNDDISAVLSLDVTDLLERRLQTVAYRQGFASSTKQARQFIVHGHVTVDGARVTRPSVKVDVSDEGAIAFDETSPLADDLHPERAESQE, from the coding sequence ATGAGCACCGGCAAGAACACCAAAGGCTACGAGACGCCGAACCACCCGTACCAGGGCGAGCGGATCGCCGAGGAGTCCGACCTCCTCTCGCGGTACGGCCTGAAGAACAAAGAGGAGCTCTGGCGGGCGCAGTCGGAGCTGCGCCGCATGCGCCGGGAGGCCCGACGCCTCCTCGGCGAGGCCCAGGGTGACGTCGAGGCCGCCCAGGACGCCGGCGCGGAGTTCGTCGCACGGCTCCGTCGCATCGGCGTGCTCGGCGACAACGACGACATCTCGGCGGTCCTGTCGCTGGACGTGACGGACCTCCTCGAGCGCCGCCTCCAGACGGTGGCGTACCGACAGGGGTTCGCCTCCTCGACGAAGCAGGCCCGACAGTTCATCGTTCACGGACACGTCACCGTCGACGGGGCCCGCGTGACGCGGCCCTCGGTGAAGGTGGACGTGAGCGACGAGGGCGCGATCGCCTTCGACGAGACGAGCCCGCTCGCGGACGATCTCCACCCCGAGCGCGCGGAGTCACAGGAGTAA
- a CDS encoding 30S ribosomal protein S11 — MSGSEDGKWGIAHVYASFNNTLITVTDETGAETIAKSSGGTVVKQNRDEASPYAAMQMAEVVAERVKEAGLEGVHVRVRGPGGNLNKSTGPGAQATIRALSRAGVEIGRIEDVTPIPHDGTKAPKNKRV, encoded by the coding sequence ATGAGTGGATCCGAGGACGGAAAGTGGGGCATCGCCCACGTGTACGCGTCGTTCAACAACACGCTCATCACGGTCACCGACGAGACCGGCGCGGAGACGATCGCCAAGTCGTCCGGCGGCACCGTGGTGAAGCAGAACCGAGACGAGGCGTCGCCGTACGCCGCCATGCAGATGGCCGAGGTCGTCGCAGAGCGGGTCAAAGAGGCCGGCTTGGAGGGCGTCCACGTCCGCGTGCGCGGCCCCGGCGGCAACCTCAACAAGTCGACCGGCCCCGGCGCGCAGGCGACGATCCGTGCGCTCTCGCGTGCCGGCGTCGAGATCGGCCGGATCGAGGACGTCACGCCCATCCCGCACGACGGGACGAAGGCGCCGAAGAACAAGCGAGTCTGA
- a CDS encoding 50S ribosomal protein L13: MSLAKVDADVVVDARDCILGRVSSKVAQRVLDGETVAVVNAEHAVITGNEEATMETYHTRANLGSDSGPYYPKRPDRIFKRAIRGMLPYKSEDGREAFSNVRVYVGNPYERDEDAEAVVLDGTSLDRLSNIKFTTLGDVSESLGANVTW, encoded by the coding sequence ATGAGCCTCGCGAAGGTCGACGCCGACGTCGTCGTCGACGCCCGGGACTGCATTCTGGGCCGGGTCTCCTCGAAGGTCGCCCAGCGCGTCCTCGACGGGGAGACGGTCGCCGTGGTCAACGCCGAACACGCGGTGATCACGGGCAACGAGGAGGCGACGATGGAGACCTACCACACCCGCGCCAACCTCGGCTCGGACAGCGGGCCGTACTACCCCAAGCGGCCGGACCGCATCTTCAAGCGGGCCATCCGCGGAATGCTGCCGTACAAGAGCGAGGACGGCCGCGAGGCCTTCTCGAACGTCCGCGTCTACGTGGGCAACCCCTACGAGCGCGACGAGGACGCCGAGGCGGTCGTCCTCGACGGCACGTCGCTGGACCGACTCTCGAACATCAAGTTCACCACGCTCGGGGACGTCTCCGAGTCCCTGGGAGCTAACGTCACATGGTAA
- a CDS encoding 30S ribosomal protein S13, which yields MSTEESQDDSPEEAEDLQYFVRIGGADLDGTKTVERSLSELNGIGTRMARLVAEEAGVDRTSTFGLLDEEEIEAVVDVAENLEDHVPSWMTNRQSDFFTGETTHLVGTDVNEKRRHDINRMKQIESYKGVRHKRGQKVRGQRTKSTGRTEGTIGVNVEEIREEMADEEAGDEE from the coding sequence ATGAGCACGGAAGAATCACAGGACGACTCGCCGGAGGAGGCCGAAGACCTCCAGTACTTCGTTCGGATCGGGGGAGCGGACCTCGACGGGACGAAGACGGTCGAGCGAAGCCTATCTGAACTCAACGGCATCGGCACGCGCATGGCGCGGCTGGTCGCCGAGGAGGCCGGCGTGGACCGAACGTCCACGTTCGGGCTCCTCGACGAGGAGGAGATCGAGGCGGTGGTCGACGTCGCCGAGAACCTCGAGGACCACGTCCCGTCATGGATGACCAACCGACAGAGCGACTTCTTCACCGGGGAGACGACCCACCTCGTGGGCACGGACGTCAACGAGAAGCGGCGTCACGACATCAACCGGATGAAGCAGATCGAATCGTACAAGGGCGTCCGCCACAAGCGCGGCCAGAAGGTCCGCGGCCAGCGGACGAAGTCCACGGGCCGGACCGAGGGGACCATCGGCGTCAACGTCGAGGAGATCCGCGAGGAGATGGCCGACGAGGAAGCGGGTGACGAGGAATGA
- the rpsB gene encoding 30S ribosomal protein S2: MSEDNDAVELDEDAETEAVDADVEEEADTTEEPTADAGAEEASADAETQDPTAADDVDVEAAAEGDETDLEEEDASPFDDDVMPDDDVDLLIPVEDYLSAGVHIGTQQKTKDMERFIHRVRDDGLYVLDVSETDGRIRTAADFLANYDPEQILVTSSRQYGRFPAEKFADAVGARARTGRFIPGTLTNPDYAGYIEPDVVVVTDPIGDAQAVKEAITVGIPVIAMCDSNNQLSNVDLVIPTNNKGRRALSVVYWLLANETLDRRGADTVFALEDFEDEL, from the coding sequence ATGAGTGAAGACAACGACGCGGTCGAACTCGACGAGGACGCCGAGACCGAGGCGGTCGACGCGGACGTCGAGGAGGAGGCCGACACGACCGAGGAACCGACCGCCGACGCGGGTGCCGAGGAGGCCTCCGCCGACGCCGAAACGCAGGATCCGACCGCCGCGGACGACGTGGACGTCGAGGCGGCCGCCGAGGGCGACGAGACGGATCTCGAGGAGGAGGACGCCTCCCCGTTCGACGACGACGTCATGCCCGACGACGACGTCGACCTGCTCATCCCCGTCGAGGACTACCTCTCCGCGGGGGTTCACATCGGGACCCAACAGAAGACGAAGGACATGGAGCGGTTCATCCACCGCGTCCGCGACGACGGGCTCTACGTGCTCGACGTGAGCGAGACGGACGGCCGGATCCGCACCGCGGCCGACTTCCTCGCGAACTACGACCCCGAGCAGATCCTCGTCACCTCCTCGCGGCAGTACGGTCGGTTCCCGGCCGAGAAGTTCGCCGACGCGGTCGGCGCGCGCGCCCGGACCGGCCGGTTCATCCCCGGCACGCTGACGAACCCCGACTACGCCGGCTACATCGAGCCGGACGTCGTCGTGGTGACCGACCCGATCGGCGACGCCCAGGCCGTCAAGGAGGCCATCACCGTCGGCATCCCCGTGATCGCGATGTGCGACTCGAACAACCAGCTGTCGAACGTCGACCTCGTCATCCCGACGAACAACAAGGGTCGTCGCGCGCTGTCGGTCGTCTACTGGCTCCTCGCCAACGAGACGCTCGACCGCCGCGGCGCGGACACCGTCTTCGCCCTCGAGGACTTCGAGGACGAGCTGTAA
- a CDS encoding halo transducer protein has protein sequence MSETAPAETPLDELVDAVADRTDEDPESVRRWLDPFTDDERVTPAAIEATVTDVSQVLATAETRVDLATRAYESASDAAADAPDLDVVAVRRRGFEDRIADLRADVETLGEELGAATADLDSPVEVYRAAVDLHEITTDANRIVRVAHDLETDLEAFEAWLGSANRRHDALLDDVDAAEESAASVAETVEAIRAADDPDPERRFDATVQTRVLDLAVADLRAEAADLRTWADREGLSFPDDVEERIDAVEDEAASAETLGDDPNWDDRFDRRLETLERELSAVDPPVAWSRVDEAIAEARSAFSTDDPDGDGDPGEETVDR, from the coding sequence ATGAGCGAGACCGCGCCCGCGGAGACTCCCCTCGACGAACTCGTCGACGCCGTCGCGGACCGAACGGACGAGGACCCGGAGTCGGTCCGCCGGTGGCTCGATCCCTTCACCGATGACGAGCGGGTCACGCCCGCGGCGATCGAGGCGACCGTCACCGACGTTTCACAGGTACTCGCCACCGCCGAGACGCGGGTCGACCTCGCGACGCGCGCTTACGAGAGCGCGAGCGACGCCGCCGCCGACGCTCCGGACCTCGACGTCGTAGCCGTCCGGCGTCGGGGGTTCGAGGACCGGATCGCCGACCTCCGGGCGGACGTCGAGACGCTCGGCGAGGAGCTCGGCGCGGCGACGGCGGATCTCGACTCGCCGGTGGAGGTGTACCGGGCCGCGGTCGACCTCCACGAGATCACGACCGACGCGAACCGCATCGTCCGGGTCGCCCACGACCTCGAAACCGACCTCGAGGCGTTCGAGGCGTGGCTCGGCTCCGCCAACCGACGCCACGACGCGCTCCTCGACGACGTCGACGCCGCGGAGGAGTCGGCCGCGTCCGTCGCCGAGACCGTCGAAGCGATTCGGGCCGCGGACGACCCGGACCCGGAGCGCCGGTTCGACGCGACCGTCCAGACGCGCGTTCTCGACCTCGCCGTCGCCGACCTCCGTGCGGAGGCGGCCGACCTCCGTACCTGGGCGGACCGCGAGGGACTCTCGTTCCCGGACGACGTCGAGGAGCGGATCGACGCCGTCGAGGACGAGGCGGCGAGCGCCGAGACCCTCGGGGACGATCCGAACTGGGACGACCGGTTCGACCGGCGGCTCGAGACGCTCGAACGGGAGCTGTCGGCCGTCGATCCGCCGGTCGCGTGGAGCCGCGTCGACGAGGCGATCGCGGAGGCGCGCTCGGCGTTCTCGACCGACGATCCGGACGGAGACGGGGACCCGGGTGAGGAGACCGTCGACCGATAA
- a CDS encoding DNA-directed RNA polymerase subunit N codes for MMIPVRCFTCGNVVGEHWEEFKERAREGDEDPGEVLDDLGVNRHCCRRMLVSHRDLVDVVSPYQ; via the coding sequence ATGATGATCCCCGTCCGGTGTTTCACGTGCGGCAACGTCGTGGGTGAACACTGGGAGGAGTTCAAGGAGCGCGCCCGCGAGGGAGACGAGGACCCCGGCGAGGTGCTCGACGACCTCGGCGTGAACCGACACTGCTGTCGGCGGATGCTGGTGAGCCACCGGGATCTCGTCGACGTCGTCTCGCCGTACCAGTAA
- a CDS encoding DNA-directed RNA polymerase subunit D, translating to MTEADFDVEYVERDDRSARVLIRGLTPAFANGIRRAMIADVPTFSIDTVRFVENSSVMFDEMIGLRLGLVPLTTPLDEFEIGDTVTLALDVEGPATAYSGDIESAEPLVEPADENVPIVELKEGQRLEFEADAVLEAGREHAKHQGGVSVGYRHLQRVAVEGDRGEFDDEEPRVLRGVIETPEGEVVATDEFGNDLSERYPGKEVRVEDVPGAFVFHIETDGSFTVEELLLRAIDSLEERADELRTKVAV from the coding sequence ATGACGGAAGCCGACTTCGACGTGGAGTACGTCGAACGGGACGATCGCAGCGCGCGGGTGCTGATCCGCGGGCTCACGCCGGCGTTCGCGAACGGCATCCGCCGCGCGATGATCGCCGACGTCCCGACGTTCTCGATAGACACGGTGCGGTTCGTCGAGAACTCCTCCGTGATGTTCGACGAGATGATCGGGCTCCGACTGGGGCTCGTTCCGCTGACGACGCCGCTCGACGAGTTCGAGATCGGCGACACCGTCACGCTCGCGCTCGACGTCGAGGGGCCGGCCACCGCCTACTCCGGGGACATCGAGTCCGCGGAGCCGCTGGTCGAGCCCGCCGACGAGAACGTGCCCATCGTCGAACTGAAGGAGGGACAGCGGCTGGAGTTCGAGGCCGACGCGGTCCTCGAGGCCGGCAGGGAGCACGCCAAACACCAGGGCGGCGTCTCCGTCGGCTACAGACACCTCCAGCGCGTCGCGGTCGAGGGCGACCGCGGCGAGTTCGACGACGAGGAGCCGCGCGTCCTCCGCGGCGTCATCGAGACGCCCGAGGGGGAGGTCGTCGCCACCGACGAGTTCGGCAACGACCTCTCGGAGCGGTACCCCGGAAAGGAGGTGCGCGTCGAGGACGTCCCCGGCGCGTTCGTCTTCCACATCGAGACGGACGGCTCGTTCACGGTCGAGGAACTGCTGCTCCGCGCGATCGACTCCCTCGAGGAGCGCGCGGACGAACTTCGAACGAAGGTCGCGGTCTAA
- the eno gene encoding phosphopyruvate hydratase has product MTRITNVSLRRILDSRGNPTVEADVLTESGGFGRAAAPSGASTGEFEAIELPAEESIAKARERAVPRLEGRFAGDQRSVDAALRAADGTDDFSAIGANSAVAISMAAAKAGADVLGAPLYQHLGGAFRGENFPVPLGNVVGGGEHAKEATHIQEFLAAPVGAPSVSEAVFANAAVHAAVADVLDERGVPAAKGDEGAWAPPISDAEAFEVVAEAVETVEAEVGFEIRFGLDMAAAELYDDEADAYVYGEETKSTDEQIEYVAGLVEEYDLAYVEDPLDENDYEAFAELTERVGDRTLICGDDLFVTNVERLREGIDVGAGNSILIKPNQIGTLSDAFDAVELATRNGMESVISHRSGETEDTTIAHLAVATDAAYIKTGTVGGERTAKLNELVRIADDAV; this is encoded by the coding sequence GTGACCCGTATCACCAACGTGTCGCTGCGTCGGATCCTCGACTCGCGGGGCAACCCGACGGTCGAGGCCGACGTGCTCACGGAGTCCGGCGGCTTCGGTCGCGCGGCCGCACCGAGCGGCGCGTCGACCGGCGAGTTCGAGGCGATCGAGCTCCCCGCCGAGGAGTCGATCGCGAAGGCCCGCGAGCGCGCGGTGCCGCGGCTCGAGGGGCGCTTCGCCGGCGACCAGCGGTCGGTCGACGCCGCGTTGCGCGCGGCCGACGGCACCGACGACTTCTCCGCGATCGGCGCGAACAGCGCGGTCGCGATCTCGATGGCGGCGGCGAAGGCCGGCGCGGACGTGCTCGGCGCGCCGCTGTACCAGCATTTGGGAGGGGCGTTCCGCGGCGAGAACTTCCCCGTGCCGCTCGGCAACGTCGTCGGCGGCGGGGAACACGCCAAGGAGGCGACCCACATCCAGGAGTTCCTCGCCGCGCCGGTCGGCGCGCCGAGCGTCTCCGAGGCCGTCTTCGCGAACGCCGCGGTCCACGCGGCGGTCGCGGACGTGCTCGACGAGCGCGGCGTGCCCGCGGCGAAGGGCGACGAGGGCGCGTGGGCCCCGCCGATCTCGGACGCCGAGGCGTTCGAGGTCGTCGCGGAGGCCGTCGAGACGGTCGAAGCCGAGGTCGGCTTCGAGATCCGCTTCGGGCTCGACATGGCCGCGGCCGAGCTGTACGACGACGAGGCCGACGCCTACGTCTACGGCGAGGAGACGAAGTCGACCGACGAGCAGATCGAGTACGTCGCCGGTCTCGTCGAGGAGTACGACCTCGCGTACGTCGAGGACCCGCTCGACGAGAACGACTACGAGGCGTTCGCGGAGCTCACCGAGCGCGTGGGCGACCGGACGCTGATCTGCGGCGACGACCTCTTCGTCACCAACGTCGAGCGGCTCCGCGAGGGGATCGACGTCGGCGCGGGAAACAGCATCCTGATCAAGCCGAACCAGATCGGGACGCTCTCGGACGCGTTCGACGCGGTCGAGCTCGCGACCCGGAACGGGATGGAGAGCGTCATCTCCCACCGCTCGGGCGAGACGGAGGACACGACCATCGCACACCTCGCCGTGGCGACCGACGCCGCCTACATCAAGACGGGCACGGTCGGCGGCGAGCGAACCGCCAAGCTGAACGAACTGGTCCGCATCGCGGACGACGCGGTATGA
- a CDS encoding zinc-binding dehydrogenase, giving the protein MKAVQFDAHGDRDVIEYGEFPDPDPDRGEVLVDVKAGALNHLDVWTRRGLPGVDLDMPHIPGSDAAGVVEAVGEDVTRFEPGDRVAVSAGVACGNCEFCRDGEESLCVSFHILGEHVRGVHAERAAVPAENLVPVPDGVDWEVAGSVSLVFQTAWRMLHTRANVEAGESVLVLGASGGVGHAAVQIADHAGCEVFATASSEAKLRHAEACGADHAIDYEANDFAEEVADLTGKRGVDVVVDHVGAATYPDSLKSLAKGGRLVTCGATTGPNPDAGLNRIFWNQLSVIGSTMATPGEVDDVLELVWDGTFEPRIRETLPMSEVARAHELIENREGFGKVVVKPDSEF; this is encoded by the coding sequence ATGAAGGCCGTCCAGTTCGACGCCCACGGCGACCGCGACGTGATCGAGTACGGCGAGTTCCCGGACCCCGACCCCGACCGCGGGGAGGTGCTCGTCGACGTCAAGGCCGGCGCGCTGAACCACCTCGACGTCTGGACCCGTCGCGGGCTGCCCGGCGTCGACCTCGACATGCCGCACATCCCCGGCAGCGACGCCGCGGGCGTCGTCGAGGCCGTCGGCGAGGACGTGACCCGGTTCGAGCCCGGCGACCGCGTCGCGGTGAGCGCGGGGGTCGCCTGCGGGAACTGCGAGTTCTGCCGGGACGGCGAGGAGTCGCTCTGCGTCTCCTTCCACATCCTGGGCGAGCACGTCCGGGGCGTCCACGCCGAGCGCGCCGCGGTGCCCGCCGAGAACCTCGTTCCCGTGCCCGACGGCGTCGACTGGGAAGTGGCGGGCTCCGTCTCGCTCGTCTTCCAGACCGCGTGGCGGATGCTTCACACGCGCGCGAACGTGGAGGCGGGCGAGTCGGTCCTCGTCCTCGGCGCGTCCGGCGGCGTCGGCCACGCCGCGGTCCAGATCGCGGACCACGCGGGGTGTGAGGTGTTCGCGACCGCCTCGAGCGAGGCGAAGCTCCGACACGCCGAGGCGTGCGGGGCCGACCACGCCATCGACTACGAGGCGAACGACTTCGCCGAGGAGGTCGCCGACCTGACCGGAAAACGCGGCGTCGACGTCGTCGTCGACCACGTCGGCGCGGCGACGTACCCCGACTCGCTGAAGTCGCTCGCGAAGGGCGGCCGGCTCGTCACCTGCGGGGCGACGACCGGGCCGAACCCGGACGCGGGACTGAACCGCATCTTCTGGAACCAGCTCTCCGTGATCGGCTCGACGATGGCGACGCCGGGCGAGGTCGACGACGTCCTCGAGCTCGTCTGGGACGGCACCTTCGAGCCGCGGATTCGCGAGACGCTGCCGATGAGCGAGGTCGCGCGCGCCCACGAGCTGATCGAGAACCGTGAGGGCTTTGGCAAAGTGGTGGTTAAACCCGACAGTGAGTTCTGA